One region of Streptomyces subrutilus genomic DNA includes:
- the serA gene encoding phosphoglycerate dehydrogenase, whose translation MSSKPVVLIAEELSPATVEALGPDFEIRHCNGADRAELLPAIVDVDAILVRSATKVDAEAIAAAKKLRVVARAGVGLDNVDVSAATKAGVMVVNAPTSNIVTAAELACGLLVASARNIPQANTALKNGEWKRNKYTGVELSEKTLGVVGLGRIGVLVAQRMSAFGMKIVAYDPYVQPARAAQMGVKMLTLDELLEVADFITVHLPKTPETLGLIGNEALHKVKPSVRIVNAARGGIVDEAALYSALKEGRVAGAGLDVYAKEPCTDSPLFELDQVVCTPHLGASTDEAQEKAGIAVAKSVRLALAGELVPDAVNVQGGVIAEDVRPGLPLAEKLGRIFTALAGEVAVRLDVEVCGEITQHDVKVLELSALKGVFEDVVDETVSYVNAPLFAQERGVEVRLTTSSESPDHRNVVTVRGTLSDGQEVSVSGTLAGPKNLQKIVGIGEYDVDLALADYMVVLRYTDRPGVVGTVGRVLGEAGLNIAGMQVARAEEHGEALAVLTVDAEVPANVLADIAAEIGAVSARTVSLG comes from the coding sequence GTGAGCTCGAAACCTGTCGTACTCATCGCCGAAGAGCTGTCGCCCGCCACCGTGGAGGCGCTCGGCCCCGACTTCGAGATCCGGCACTGCAACGGCGCCGACCGCGCCGAGCTGCTGCCCGCGATCGTCGACGTCGACGCGATCCTCGTCCGTTCCGCGACCAAGGTCGACGCCGAGGCCATCGCCGCCGCCAAGAAGCTGCGGGTCGTCGCCCGCGCCGGCGTCGGTCTGGACAACGTCGACGTCTCCGCCGCCACCAAGGCCGGCGTGATGGTCGTCAACGCGCCGACCTCCAACATCGTGACCGCCGCCGAGCTGGCCTGCGGCCTGCTCGTCGCCTCGGCCCGCAACATCCCGCAGGCCAACACCGCCCTGAAGAACGGCGAGTGGAAGCGGAACAAGTACACGGGCGTCGAGCTCAGCGAGAAGACCCTCGGCGTCGTCGGCCTCGGCCGCATCGGCGTACTGGTCGCGCAGCGCATGTCGGCCTTCGGTATGAAGATCGTCGCGTACGACCCCTACGTACAGCCCGCGCGCGCCGCTCAGATGGGCGTCAAGATGCTGACGCTGGACGAGCTCCTCGAGGTCGCCGACTTCATCACCGTGCACCTGCCCAAGACCCCCGAGACCCTCGGTCTCATCGGGAACGAGGCCCTGCACAAGGTGAAGCCGTCCGTCCGCATCGTCAACGCCGCCCGCGGCGGGATCGTGGACGAGGCCGCCCTGTACTCGGCCCTCAAGGAGGGCCGGGTCGCCGGCGCCGGCCTCGACGTGTACGCGAAGGAGCCCTGCACGGACTCCCCGCTGTTCGAGCTCGACCAGGTCGTCTGCACCCCGCACCTCGGCGCGTCCACGGACGAGGCCCAGGAGAAGGCCGGTATCGCCGTCGCCAAGTCGGTGCGCCTCGCGCTCGCCGGCGAGCTCGTGCCGGACGCGGTCAACGTCCAGGGCGGCGTGATCGCCGAGGACGTCCGTCCCGGCCTGCCGCTCGCCGAGAAGCTCGGCCGCATCTTCACCGCCCTCGCGGGCGAGGTCGCGGTCCGCCTCGACGTGGAGGTCTGCGGCGAGATCACCCAGCACGACGTGAAGGTGCTCGAACTCTCCGCGCTCAAGGGCGTCTTCGAGGACGTCGTCGACGAGACGGTCTCCTACGTCAACGCCCCGCTGTTCGCGCAGGAGCGCGGTGTCGAGGTGCGCCTGACCACGAGCTCGGAGTCCCCGGACCACCGCAACGTGGTGACCGTCCGCGGCACGCTCTCCGACGGCCAGGAGGTCTCGGTCTCCGGCACGCTCGCCGGCCCGAAGAACCTGCAGAAGATCGTCGGCATCGGCGAGTACGACGTGGACCTGGCGCTCGCCGACTACATGGTCGTGCTGCGCTACACCGACCGCCCGGGCGTGGTCGGCACCGTCGGCCGCGTGCTCGGCGAGGCCGGTCTGAACATCGCGGGCATGCAGGTCGCCCGTGCGGAGGAGCACGGAGAGGCGCTCGCCGTGCTGACGGTCGACGCCGAGGTCCCGGCGAACGTCCTCGCGGACATCGCCGCCGAGATCGGCGCCGTCTCGGCGCGTACGGTCAGCCTCGGCTGA
- a CDS encoding TetR/AcrR family transcriptional regulator, whose product MGHREDLLEGAKKCLVEKGFVRTTARDVVQASGANLASIGYHYGSKDALLGQAFTALTQELGEVFQDGLEGEGGSLERFRAVWEGLLAHRETAGPVWSASLEVALAGDRMPQLRELLAASQAEGRRDLVAMLTGTPREEVTEREARTLGSFYQALLNGLMVQWLLDPKSAVGAEEFTEGMRAAAAALARPEPAARPQP is encoded by the coding sequence ATGGGACATCGTGAAGACCTGCTCGAAGGCGCCAAGAAGTGCCTGGTCGAGAAGGGGTTCGTGCGCACCACGGCGCGGGACGTCGTGCAGGCCTCGGGCGCGAACCTGGCCTCCATCGGCTACCACTACGGCTCGAAGGACGCCCTGCTCGGCCAGGCCTTCACCGCCTTGACACAGGAGCTGGGAGAGGTCTTCCAGGACGGCCTGGAGGGCGAAGGCGGCTCGCTGGAGCGGTTCCGCGCGGTCTGGGAGGGGCTCCTCGCCCACCGGGAGACGGCCGGTCCGGTCTGGTCGGCGAGCCTGGAGGTCGCCCTGGCAGGCGACCGGATGCCGCAGCTGCGGGAACTGCTCGCGGCCTCGCAGGCCGAGGGGCGCCGCGACCTGGTCGCGATGCTCACCGGGACCCCGCGGGAAGAGGTCACCGAGCGGGAGGCGCGGACGCTGGGCTCCTTCTACCAGGCGCTGCTGAACGGCCTGATGGTCCAGTGGCTGCTGGATCCGAAGTCGGCGGTGGGCGCGGAGGAGTTCACCGAGGGCATGCGGGCGGCCGCGGCCGCGCTGGCGCGCCCGGAGCCCGCGGCGCGGCCCCAGCCCTAG
- a CDS encoding NAD(P)-dependent alcohol dehydrogenase, translated as MKAIVQDRYGSPDVLEFRDVGEPAVGDDEVLVRVHAAAVNARDWHLMRGDPYAARLVLGLTRPKQRIRGTDFAGRVAAVGRGVTRLSPGDEVFGEAEGAFAEYVCASQDVVAAKPSGLSFEQAAALPLAGNTALMGLRDLGRVRAGQRVLVNGASGGVGTFAVQLAKAFGAEVTGVCSARNADLVRALGADRVVDYAREDFTRGAARYDVVFDLVGNRSLAELRRTLAPAGTLVLSGGGVSEGGSLFGPMGLIVKGRALSRFAGRRRLLVLTAEPKRENLEALAELVERGALSPVVDRAYPLAEAAEAIRYLEVEHARAKVVVTV; from the coding sequence ATGAAGGCGATCGTCCAGGACCGGTACGGCTCACCCGATGTGTTGGAGTTCAGGGACGTCGGGGAGCCGGCCGTCGGCGATGACGAGGTACTGGTACGGGTCCACGCGGCCGCCGTCAACGCCCGCGACTGGCACCTGATGCGGGGCGACCCCTACGCGGCCCGGCTGGTCCTCGGGCTGACCCGGCCGAAGCAGCGGATCCGCGGCACGGACTTCGCGGGCCGGGTGGCGGCGGTGGGCCGGGGCGTGACCCGGCTGAGCCCCGGTGACGAGGTGTTCGGCGAGGCCGAGGGGGCGTTCGCCGAATACGTGTGCGCCTCGCAGGACGTGGTCGCCGCGAAGCCGTCCGGCCTGTCGTTCGAGCAGGCCGCGGCGCTGCCGCTGGCGGGGAACACCGCCCTGATGGGCCTGCGCGATCTGGGGCGGGTCCGGGCGGGGCAGCGGGTCCTGGTCAACGGGGCGTCAGGCGGGGTGGGGACGTTCGCCGTTCAGCTCGCCAAGGCGTTCGGGGCGGAGGTGACCGGGGTGTGCAGCGCGAGGAACGCGGACCTCGTCCGGGCGCTCGGCGCGGACCGTGTCGTGGACTACGCCCGCGAGGACTTCACCCGCGGCGCTGCGCGCTACGACGTGGTGTTCGACCTGGTGGGGAACCGTTCGCTGGCCGAGCTCCGGCGGACGCTGGCGCCGGCCGGGACGCTGGTGCTGTCCGGTGGCGGCGTTTCGGAGGGCGGCAGCCTGTTCGGGCCGATGGGGCTCATCGTCAAGGGGCGGGCGCTGTCCCGGTTCGCCGGCCGCCGGCGGCTGCTGGTCCTGACGGCGGAGCCGAAGCGGGAGAACCTGGAGGCGCTGGCGGAGCTCGTCGAACGCGGGGCGCTCTCCCCGGTCGTGGACCGGGCCTATCCGCTCGCCGAGGCGGCCGAGGCCATCCGCTACCTGGAAGTGGAACACGCCCGCGCGAAGGTCGTCGTCACGGTGTGA
- a CDS encoding PucR family transcriptional regulator, with protein sequence MKGDYQDLVDEISALLGAPATLENRDFRLIAFGAHDSDDDQAMDPVRTRSILTRQSTPAVRSWFEGFGIARATGPVHIPAAPEAGVFRGRICLPVRRRGIVQGYVWLLDQDPGPGPAELAAAMEVAQRIGILLDEEAKAGADLSREFLAVLTAARGWQQDMAVAALRTALGGAAEGLHAAVCVAPWSGEPPASVPGAAALCVVPGGTGPGDPDGSGGAGGRTPPGRAPALAVLLRLRSGDALAPAVAAMERLLPRAGAADPRLRPATAGVADPVRTLSELPAAWEQAVAAARAAVAQPGLGPVARWAEIGPYRLLAALAADPVEDPSTRALLGPAHRELARTAEVFLDCAGQAGRAAAALGIHRQTLYYRLGRVEQLTGLDLDEGEDRLLLHMALKAARLA encoded by the coding sequence GTGAAGGGCGATTACCAGGACCTGGTGGACGAGATCTCGGCGCTGCTGGGCGCGCCGGCGACGCTGGAGAACCGGGATTTCCGGCTGATCGCCTTCGGTGCGCACGACAGCGACGACGACCAGGCCATGGACCCGGTACGCACCCGCTCGATCCTGACCAGGCAGTCCACGCCGGCGGTCCGGTCCTGGTTCGAGGGCTTCGGCATCGCACGCGCCACCGGACCGGTGCACATCCCGGCGGCGCCCGAGGCCGGGGTCTTCCGCGGGCGGATCTGCCTGCCGGTACGGCGCCGGGGCATCGTGCAGGGCTACGTGTGGCTCCTCGACCAGGATCCCGGCCCGGGGCCGGCGGAGCTGGCCGCGGCCATGGAGGTGGCCCAGCGCATCGGGATCCTGCTCGACGAGGAGGCGAAGGCCGGGGCGGACCTGTCGCGGGAGTTCCTGGCGGTGCTCACGGCCGCCCGGGGCTGGCAGCAGGACATGGCGGTGGCCGCGCTGCGGACCGCCCTGGGCGGGGCCGCGGAGGGGCTGCACGCGGCGGTGTGCGTGGCGCCGTGGTCCGGGGAGCCCCCGGCGTCGGTGCCGGGCGCGGCGGCGCTGTGCGTCGTCCCGGGCGGGACCGGGCCGGGCGACCCGGACGGCTCCGGCGGCGCCGGGGGGCGTACGCCCCCCGGCCGCGCCCCGGCCCTGGCCGTCCTGCTGCGACTGCGCTCGGGCGACGCACTCGCGCCCGCGGTGGCGGCGATGGAGCGGCTGCTGCCGCGGGCCGGCGCCGCGGACCCGCGGCTGCGGCCCGCGACGGCCGGGGTGGCCGACCCGGTCCGGACCCTGTCCGAGCTGCCCGCCGCCTGGGAGCAGGCCGTCGCCGCGGCCCGGGCGGCCGTCGCGCAGCCCGGGCTGGGCCCCGTCGCCCGCTGGGCGGAGATCGGCCCCTACCGGCTGCTGGCGGCCCTGGCCGCCGACCCGGTGGAGGACCCGTCGACGCGCGCCCTGCTGGGGCCGGCCCACCGCGAACTCGCCCGCACCGCGGAGGTGTTCCTGGACTGCGCCGGCCAGGCGGGCCGCGCCGCGGCGGCCCTGGGCATCCACCGGCAGACGCTGTACTACCGGCTGGGCCGGGTGGAGCAGCTGACCGGGCTCGACCTGGACGAGGGCGAGGACCGGCTCCTGCTGCACATGGCCCTCAAGGCCGCCCGCCTGGCATGA
- a CDS encoding proline dehydrogenase family protein, translating to MLGPVILAASRSDTMRRIVSAAPVTKPVVNRFIPGETVDQVIPIVEELTRSGLEVTLDVVGEDITEVAQSHAARDAYLQLIGRLEELGLGETVEMSVKLSMFGQALEGGHELALANVRPVVEAAAAIGTTVTLDAEDHTTLDSMFAIHEELRRDFPQTGCVIQAYLFRTEADARRLAAAGSRVRIVKGAYKEPAEVAYQDKAEIDKAYVRIMKILMEGEGYPMIGSHDPRLIAIGQELARQAGRKLDEYEFQMLYGIRSEEHLRLAAEGHRMRVYTAYGTDWYGYFMRRLAEKPANLLFFLRSMITKN from the coding sequence GTGCTGGGTCCCGTGATCCTCGCCGCTTCGCGCAGCGACACAATGCGTCGTATCGTCTCCGCCGCGCCGGTGACCAAGCCCGTGGTGAACCGGTTCATCCCCGGTGAGACGGTCGACCAGGTGATCCCGATCGTCGAGGAGCTCACCCGCAGCGGCCTCGAGGTCACCCTCGACGTCGTCGGCGAGGACATCACCGAGGTGGCGCAGTCGCACGCCGCCCGGGACGCCTACCTCCAGCTGATCGGTCGCCTCGAAGAGCTCGGCCTCGGCGAGACCGTCGAGATGTCCGTCAAGCTGTCGATGTTCGGCCAGGCCCTGGAGGGCGGCCACGAGCTCGCGCTCGCCAACGTCCGCCCGGTGGTCGAGGCCGCCGCCGCCATCGGCACCACCGTGACCCTCGACGCCGAGGACCACACCACCCTCGACTCGATGTTCGCCATCCACGAGGAGCTGCGCCGGGACTTCCCGCAGACCGGCTGCGTCATCCAGGCCTACCTCTTCCGCACGGAGGCCGACGCCCGCCGCCTCGCCGCCGCCGGCAGCCGCGTCCGGATCGTGAAGGGCGCCTACAAGGAGCCCGCCGAGGTCGCCTACCAGGACAAGGCCGAGATCGACAAGGCGTACGTCCGGATCATGAAGATCCTGATGGAGGGCGAGGGCTACCCGATGATCGGGTCCCACGACCCGCGGCTCATCGCCATCGGCCAGGAGCTGGCCCGCCAGGCCGGGCGCAAACTGGACGAGTACGAGTTCCAGATGCTGTACGGCATCCGCAGCGAGGAGCACCTGCGGCTCGCCGCCGAGGGCCACCGCATGCGGGTGTACACGGCGTACGGGACGGATTGGTACGGCTACTTCATGCGCCGCCTCGCGGAGAAGCCGGCCAACCTCCTGTTCTTCCTCCGCTCGATGATCACCAAGAACTAG
- the pruA gene encoding L-glutamate gamma-semialdehyde dehydrogenase, producing MDAVTQVPAPVNEPVHSYAPGSPERTRLEVQLKQLSENPIDLPMTINGVKRMGGGERFDVVQPHDHESVLGTYANATEADAQEAIDAALAAAPAWRSMSFDDRAAIILRAAELLAGPWREKLAASTMLGQSKTAQQAEIDTPCELVDFWRFNVHFARQIMAEQPVANSAGVWNRSDHRPLEGFVYAITPFNFTAIAGNLPTAPALMGNVVLWKPSPTQTHSAVLLMELLEEAGLPKGVINLVTGDGIAVSEVALNHPELAGIHFTGSTKTFQYLWKTVGNNIEKYKSYPRLVGETGGKDFVVAHPSADRAVLKTALTRGSFEFQGQKCSASSRAYIPASIWNDGFKESFAAEVDGIAMGDVRDLTNFIGAVIDERSFAKNKAAIDRAKADPTCEIVAGGTYDDSEGYFVRPTVIACTDPSSEVFTTEYFGPILAVHVYEDAEFDAMLAQMESVSAYALTGSVIAADRYAVADAMEKLRFAAGNFYINDKSTGAVVGQQPFGGGRASGTNDKAGAATNLQRWTSTRSIKETLVAPTEYGYPHMG from the coding sequence ATGGATGCTGTGACCCAGGTCCCCGCGCCGGTCAACGAGCCGGTCCACTCGTACGCCCCCGGCAGCCCGGAGCGCACGCGGCTCGAGGTGCAGCTCAAGCAGCTGTCCGAGAACCCGATCGACCTCCCGATGACGATCAACGGCGTCAAGCGGATGGGCGGCGGCGAGCGTTTCGACGTGGTCCAGCCGCACGACCACGAGTCGGTGCTCGGCACCTACGCCAACGCCACCGAGGCCGACGCGCAGGAGGCCATCGACGCCGCCCTCGCCGCCGCCCCGGCCTGGCGCTCGATGTCCTTCGACGACCGCGCCGCGATCATCCTGCGCGCCGCCGAGCTGCTGGCCGGCCCGTGGCGCGAGAAGCTCGCCGCCTCGACCATGCTGGGCCAGTCGAAGACCGCCCAGCAGGCTGAGATCGACACCCCGTGCGAGCTCGTCGACTTCTGGCGCTTCAACGTCCACTTCGCCCGCCAGATCATGGCCGAGCAGCCGGTCGCGAACTCCGCCGGCGTGTGGAACCGCAGCGACCACCGCCCGCTCGAGGGCTTCGTCTACGCGATCACGCCGTTCAACTTCACGGCCATCGCGGGCAACCTGCCGACCGCCCCGGCCCTGATGGGCAACGTGGTCCTGTGGAAGCCGTCCCCGACGCAGACCCACTCCGCGGTCCTCCTGATGGAGCTCCTGGAGGAGGCCGGCCTGCCCAAGGGCGTCATCAACCTGGTCACCGGCGACGGCATCGCCGTCTCCGAGGTCGCCCTGAACCACCCCGAGCTGGCGGGCATCCACTTCACCGGCTCGACCAAGACGTTCCAGTACCTGTGGAAGACGGTCGGCAACAACATCGAGAAGTACAAGTCCTACCCGCGCCTGGTCGGCGAGACCGGCGGCAAGGACTTCGTCGTCGCGCACCCCTCCGCGGACCGCGCGGTCCTCAAGACCGCGCTGACCCGCGGCTCCTTCGAGTTCCAGGGCCAGAAGTGCTCGGCCTCCTCGCGCGCCTACATCCCGGCCTCGATCTGGAACGACGGCTTCAAGGAGTCCTTCGCGGCCGAGGTCGACGGCATCGCCATGGGGGACGTCCGCGACCTGACCAACTTCATCGGCGCCGTCATCGACGAGCGCTCCTTCGCGAAGAACAAGGCCGCGATCGACCGCGCCAAGGCCGACCCGACCTGCGAGATCGTCGCGGGCGGCACGTACGACGACTCGGAGGGCTACTTCGTCCGCCCGACCGTCATCGCGTGCACCGACCCTTCGAGCGAGGTCTTCACGACCGAGTACTTCGGCCCGATCCTCGCCGTGCACGTCTACGAGGACGCCGAGTTCGACGCGATGCTGGCCCAGATGGAGTCCGTCTCGGCGTACGCCCTGACCGGCTCGGTCATCGCGGCGGACCGCTACGCGGTGGCGGACGCGATGGAGAAGCTCCGCTTCGCGGCGGGCAACTTCTACATCAACGACAAGTCCACCGGCGCCGTCGTCGGCCAGCAGCCCTTCGGCGGCGGCCGCGCCTCCGGCACCAACGACAAGGCGGGCGCCGCGACCAACCTGCAGCGCTGGACCTCGACCCGCTCCATCAAGGAGACCCTGGTCGCGCCGACCGAGTACGGCTACCCCCACATGGGCTGA
- a CDS encoding nitroreductase family protein: protein MSPDTQQWTPIHGQPYRPAPYRPERMASGESLARAAELRARMDERRTVRHFSPDPVPEQVVRDAVACAATAPSGAHQQPWTFVLVKDPAVRRQIRAAAEQEEALSYDGRLGDEWLAALRPLGTDAVKTHLTDAPALIVVFQQRYWLGPDGAKHKHYYVDESVGIAVGMLLSALHLSGLAALIHTPSPMRFLSRVLGRPENEKAFAVIPVGYPAADCEVPDLVRKSLDQVIVEV from the coding sequence ATGTCGCCCGATACCCAGCAGTGGACCCCGATCCACGGCCAGCCGTACCGTCCCGCCCCCTACCGGCCCGAGCGGATGGCGAGCGGCGAATCGCTCGCCCGGGCCGCCGAGTTGCGGGCCCGCATGGACGAGCGGCGGACCGTACGGCACTTCTCCCCCGACCCGGTGCCCGAACAGGTCGTCCGGGACGCGGTCGCGTGCGCCGCGACCGCCCCCTCCGGGGCGCACCAGCAGCCCTGGACCTTCGTCCTGGTCAAGGATCCGGCGGTGCGCCGGCAGATCCGGGCCGCCGCCGAGCAGGAGGAGGCGCTCTCGTACGACGGCCGGCTCGGCGACGAGTGGCTCGCGGCCCTGCGCCCCCTCGGCACGGACGCCGTGAAGACCCACCTCACGGACGCCCCGGCGCTGATCGTGGTCTTCCAGCAGCGCTACTGGCTCGGCCCGGACGGCGCCAAGCACAAGCACTACTACGTCGACGAGTCGGTCGGCATCGCGGTCGGGATGCTCCTGTCCGCACTCCACCTGTCGGGCCTGGCGGCCCTGATCCACACGCCGAGCCCGATGCGCTTCCTCTCCCGGGTCCTGGGCCGCCCGGAGAACGAGAAGGCCTTCGCGGTCATCCCGGTCGGCTACCCCGCGGCCGACTGCGAGGTCCCGGACCTGGTCCGCAAGTCGCTGGACCAGGTCATCGTCGAGGTCTAG
- a CDS encoding GNAT family N-acetyltransferase, giving the protein MDTRTAHTSDLAEQELTEVRELLDAAFEGDFGAEDFEHALGGMHVLLREGGRLVAHGSVVQRRVLAGGRALRTGYVEAGAVRAGHRRRGLGGRVVAELERIIARAYVLGALSASEDGAGLYEGRGWRVWGGRIGVLGLGGPERLPEEEGSTYLWVPPGGALPDPAGRLDFDWRDGDVL; this is encoded by the coding sequence ATGGACACGAGGACCGCGCACACGTCCGACCTGGCGGAGCAGGAGCTCACGGAGGTCCGGGAGCTGCTGGACGCCGCCTTCGAGGGCGACTTCGGCGCCGAAGACTTCGAGCACGCGCTCGGCGGCATGCACGTCCTGCTCCGCGAGGGCGGGCGGCTCGTCGCGCACGGGAGCGTCGTGCAGCGCCGGGTGCTGGCCGGGGGACGGGCGCTGCGGACCGGGTACGTCGAGGCGGGCGCCGTACGGGCCGGCCACAGGCGGCGCGGGCTGGGCGGGCGGGTCGTGGCCGAGCTGGAACGGATCATCGCGCGGGCGTACGTCCTCGGGGCGCTGTCGGCGTCCGAGGACGGGGCCGGGCTGTACGAGGGCCGCGGGTGGCGGGTGTGGGGCGGGCGGATCGGGGTCCTCGGGCTCGGCGGTCCCGAGCGGCTCCCCGAGGAGGAGGGCAGCACCTATCTGTGGGTGCCGCCCGGCGGCGCCCTGCCGGACCCCGCCGGGCGACTCGACTTCGACTGGCGCGACGGGGACGTGCTGTAG
- a CDS encoding NADP-dependent oxidoreductase produces MTPNTAHAVHQIARPTDFPTAAEFAFASFPVPEPVPGTALVENLLLSVDPYHRGLMDGGEGGFELNAPLEGRSVGRVIASRDPGLAEGDLVFHREGWRTHALVTLGAAGTRRLRVHEGVPLEAYLSLLGGTGLTAYAALTRTADLQEGEDLFVSAAAGGVGTAAGRIARLLGARRIIGSAGSAAKVRHLTGRLGFDAAFDYHDGPVGEQLAQAAPDGIDVYVDNVGGGHLEGAIEALREYGRIAWVGAISTYNGDRSPAAPRNLFEVVHKSLRLEGVLVRHHTHLQEELEEFLVPHLRSGRIGTDTTVVRGFDRTVDAFLGMLHGDNVGKMLVRLDG; encoded by the coding sequence ATGACCCCGAACACCGCTCACGCCGTCCACCAGATCGCCCGCCCCACCGACTTCCCCACCGCCGCCGAGTTCGCCTTCGCCTCCTTCCCCGTCCCGGAACCGGTCCCGGGGACCGCCCTGGTGGAGAACCTCCTGCTCTCCGTGGACCCGTACCACCGCGGGCTGATGGACGGCGGCGAGGGGGGCTTCGAGCTGAACGCCCCGCTGGAGGGGCGCTCGGTCGGCCGTGTGATCGCCTCGCGCGACCCGGGCCTGGCCGAGGGCGACCTGGTCTTCCACCGCGAGGGCTGGCGCACGCACGCCCTCGTCACCCTCGGCGCGGCGGGAACCCGCAGGCTGCGGGTCCACGAGGGGGTCCCGCTGGAGGCGTACCTGTCCCTCCTCGGCGGCACCGGCCTCACCGCGTACGCCGCCCTGACCCGCACCGCGGACCTGCAGGAGGGCGAGGACCTGTTCGTCTCCGCCGCGGCGGGCGGGGTCGGCACGGCCGCCGGCCGCATCGCCCGGCTGCTAGGCGCCCGCCGGATCATCGGCAGCGCGGGCTCGGCGGCCAAGGTCCGCCACCTCACCGGGCGGCTCGGATTCGACGCGGCCTTCGATTACCACGACGGCCCCGTCGGCGAGCAGCTCGCCCAGGCGGCGCCGGACGGCATCGACGTCTACGTGGACAACGTCGGCGGCGGCCATCTGGAAGGCGCCATCGAGGCGCTGCGCGAGTACGGGCGGATCGCCTGGGTCGGCGCCATCTCGACGTACAACGGCGACCGCTCCCCCGCCGCGCCCCGCAACCTCTTCGAGGTCGTCCACAAATCGCTGCGCTTGGAGGGGGTGTTGGTTCGCCATCACACCCATCTGCAGGAGGAGCTCGAGGAGTTCCTCGTCCCGCATCTGCGCAGTGGGCGGATCGGTACCGATACCACCGTGGTGCGGGGGTTCGACCGCACGGTGGACGCCTTTCTCGGCATGCTCCACGGGGACAATGTGGGCAAGATGCTCGTCCGTCTCGACGGATGA
- a CDS encoding LysR family transcriptional regulator: MSELLPQELRVLVAVAESGGFSAAAAALGLTQSAVSHSVRGSEAKLGAVLFVRGRSGASPTPAGERAIGHARRILRLYEVMGAEVRGTGRSAPGGDGLTGVLRIAAFRSAALHLLPPALERLTARHPGLRPEVRVVRELGAGTAGEVAAGRADLGIATLGGPDETPPGLLTGVLAEEAYALVHPAGHPDPKALPLLDWDENCGSYTRAWWREQDWIPRATVKAEDDGMVLTMVGRGLGMAILPELSLREAGEAVQITDLGPRRPLRRVGYVTTPESAASLAVRALIRELRSEKG; the protein is encoded by the coding sequence GTGTCCGAGCTCCTCCCGCAGGAACTGCGGGTCCTGGTCGCCGTCGCCGAGTCCGGCGGGTTCTCCGCCGCGGCCGCCGCGCTCGGACTCACCCAGTCGGCCGTATCGCACTCCGTGCGCGGCAGCGAGGCCAAGCTCGGGGCGGTGCTCTTCGTGCGCGGCCGGAGCGGGGCCTCGCCCACCCCGGCGGGGGAGCGGGCCATCGGCCACGCCCGCCGGATCCTGCGGCTGTACGAGGTCATGGGCGCGGAGGTGCGCGGCACGGGGCGGTCCGCGCCGGGCGGTGACGGGCTGACGGGCGTGCTCCGGATCGCTGCGTTCCGCAGCGCGGCCCTGCACCTGCTGCCGCCCGCCCTGGAGCGGCTCACGGCCCGGCACCCGGGGCTCCGCCCCGAGGTCCGGGTGGTGCGCGAACTCGGCGCCGGCACGGCCGGGGAGGTGGCCGCCGGCCGCGCCGACCTGGGGATCGCCACCCTGGGCGGGCCGGACGAGACGCCGCCCGGCCTGCTGACCGGGGTGCTCGCCGAGGAGGCGTACGCGCTGGTCCACCCGGCCGGGCACCCGGACCCGAAGGCACTGCCCCTGCTGGACTGGGACGAGAACTGCGGCTCCTACACCCGGGCCTGGTGGCGGGAGCAGGACTGGATCCCGCGGGCCACCGTCAAGGCCGAGGACGACGGGATGGTGCTGACGATGGTCGGCCGCGGGCTCGGCATGGCCATCCTGCCGGAGCTGTCGCTGCGCGAGGCCGGCGAGGCCGTGCAGATCACCGATCTGGGGCCGCGGAGGCCGCTGAGACGGGTGGGATACGTCACCACCCCGGAATCCGCCGCTTCTCTCGCCGTACGGGCTCTGATCAGGGAACTCCGCTCGGAGAAGGGCTGA